The sequence TGACGAAATTCCGATTCTGGTATCTCCGGTTGTCAAAACTGCATATTTCCCTGTAAAACTAAGTTTCCCGCTGACGGTAGGTACTTTTGTCTTGACCGCCTCCTTTGAGACTTGAACAAGCAATTCATCACCGATGCAAAGTGGTTTTTTCCCAATTTTCTGAGTGAAGATCGGCGTTTCATTCTCATCAAGGGCATAATAGCATTCTACACCTTTGGCAACTTCCACGAAAGCCGCACCGATATTCGGAACAATATTTTTTACTTTTCCAACATAAATATTTCCAAGCACTGCCTGTTCTTTCGTCTCATTCGGAGAACAATGGAACTCTACAATTTCTCCATTTTCCAGAAGCGAAGTCAGGACCTGTTCTTTCCATCTTGTAATGATTAATTTCCGCTCCATTATGACACCTGATCGAGACTCACTAGTTCTCGGTTATCCTCTGTTCCGATATTTGCGTACACTTCAAGACGGTGATGTACAAATGTGATTTCTTCCGCATTCAATCCTAAAAATTGCGAAAATGCCTGCATAACAAGTTCCGGTTTCAGATTTTCCACACTTCCTGTGGCAACCTGCATGTAGATTTCTTCATCTCTCGCTTCAAACTGATAGATCATCGGTTTGATATCCACTTCCTTTTCACTCTTCTTCGTCTTTTTCACAATCATAATCTGCGGTTGATCCAAAAAGATGTCTGCTTTTTCCTTCCAGTCATCCGGAAAAGCATGATTTTTTGCAAAGGACAAATAATCTGCTGCCGCCACAATGGACATTCCTGTACGCTTTTTATCATCAGAAATCTCTACCATATTGACCACCTCAATGCCTTCTACCATCGTTGCATTCATCCGTTCAACAGCCGCATCAAAGTCAATCGGCTCTGTAAGTTCAATATCAAAATATTCTCCGTCGCTTGTCAAACCAACCCCGAGCGGATTGGCAAAGGACATGATCATATGTGGGCTGTATCCACCTGTAAACGCAATCGGAATATCCGCACGGCGCATTACTTTTTGAAAGAAACGCATAATATCCAAATGTCCGATGAATTTCATCACCCCATATTTACGAAATTTAATTCTTGCCTTCAAAACAAACACCTCCTCCATAGATTGCCGCGCCACATCCGGAACACTGCATCCGGCAGTTTGGTGTAACCTTTCCTTCCAATGCATTTTTCCATTCACGTTGCAGGAATTTCTTTGTCACTCCGATATTGATAAAATCCCACGGCAGGATTTCATCCAGATCACGCTCTCTCAAATTATAGAAAGCGATATCTACTCCCGTATTTTCAAATGCCTGAAGCCAAAGGTCATTCCGGAAATGTTCACTCCAGGAATCATATAGACAACCAAGTCGGTACGCCTCCAAAAGTGCTTTGCCGACACGCCTGTCTCCACGGGCAAATACTCCTTCCAGAACTGTGACATCCGCTTCATGCCAGTTATATTTCAAGCTTTTTTTATTGAGTTGTGCTTTCATCTCGTTATTTACGATATGTGCTTTTTGAATGTAATCTTCCTTGTTGCACATTTTTGCCCACTGAAATGGAGTGAATGGCTTCGGAATAAAGAATGAAGTACTTGCCACAATCTGACATTTTCCATTTCTTTGATCTTTCGGAATTTCGTAATAGCGTCTTGCTACTTTTTCTGCGAGATGAGCAATTTCCTTCATATCTTCTTCCGTCTCGGTTGGCAGTCCGAGCATAAAGTATAATTTTACACGAGTCCATCCGCCCTCAAATGCCTGTCCGGCACCTTCTAAGATAATCTCCTCGGTGAGCCCTTTATTGATAACATCGCGTAATCTTTGAGATCCTGCTTCCGGTGCAAATGTCAGACTGCTCTTTCGAACATCCTGTACTTTACTCATAACATCCAGCGAAAAGGCATCGATACGAAGCGATGGAAGTGATACGTTAATCCCTTTTCCCTTAAATTCATCAATCAGAAAATTTACAATTCCCTGGAGCTGTGAATAATCACTGGAGCTTAATGAACTCAAAGAAATCTCCTCATGTCCAGTGCTTTTTAGCATCTGATACGCATATTTTTTTAGTCTCTCCAAATCTCGTTCACGCGTCGGGCGATAAAGCATACCCGCCTGACAGAAACGACATCCGCGAATACAACCTCTTTGAATCTCCAGTACAACACGGTCCTGTGTCACTTTGATAAATGGCACGACCGGTTTCTCCGGATAGTAAGTATTTGTGATATCCAGCACCATCTGTTTTTCAATCGTACGTTTTGCATGTACGTTGTTCGGCTCAAAAGATGCAATTGTTCCATCTTCATTGTAAGTCACATCATAAAA comes from Coprococcus phoceensis and encodes:
- a CDS encoding TIGR03936 family radical SAM-associated protein, with the translated sequence MEEVFVLKARIKFRKYGVMKFIGHLDIMRFFQKVMRRADIPIAFTGGYSPHMIMSFANPLGVGLTSDGEYFDIELTEPIDFDAAVERMNATMVEGIEVVNMVEISDDKKRTGMSIVAAADYLSFAKNHAFPDDWKEKADIFLDQPQIMIVKKTKKSEKEVDIKPMIYQFEARDEEIYMQVATGSVENLKPELVMQAFSQFLGLNAEEITFVHHRLEVYANIGTEDNRELVSLDQVS
- a CDS encoding TIGR03960 family B12-binding radical SAM protein; translated protein: MRKLALNDEILLKIEKPARYIGNEVNSVMKNKNEVDIRFAMCFPDVYEIGMSHLGIQILYDMFNHRADVWCERVYSPWTDLDEIMRKQNIPLFALESQDPIKEFDFLGITIQYEMCYTNILQVLDLSQIPLFAKDRGNDDPIVIGGGPCTYNPEPLADFFDIFYIGEGETVYNELLDAYKEWKASGAPRKEFLERAAEIPGLYVPAFYDVTYNEDGTIASFEPNNVHAKRTIEKQMVLDITNTYYPEKPVVPFIKVTQDRVVLEIQRGCIRGCRFCQAGMLYRPTRERDLERLKKYAYQMLKSTGHEEISLSSLSSSDYSQLQGIVNFLIDEFKGKGINVSLPSLRIDAFSLDVMSKVQDVRKSSLTFAPEAGSQRLRDVINKGLTEEIILEGAGQAFEGGWTRVKLYFMLGLPTETEEDMKEIAHLAEKVARRYYEIPKDQRNGKCQIVASTSFFIPKPFTPFQWAKMCNKEDYIQKAHIVNNEMKAQLNKKSLKYNWHEADVTVLEGVFARGDRRVGKALLEAYRLGCLYDSWSEHFRNDLWLQAFENTGVDIAFYNLRERDLDEILPWDFINIGVTKKFLQREWKNALEGKVTPNCRMQCSGCGAAIYGGGVCFEGKN